The sequence AACACGGCGCTCAGGTTGCTCGCGCCGGCGTGCCCTTCGTCGATCGGGACCGAGATGTCACCCTCGCAGCCCGCGGTCGAGGTCTGCGGGTGCCCGTGGGTCTCGTGGCCGAGGATGTAGGCCACGGTGACGCGCGAGCAGTCGACCGGTTGGTCGTCGGTGATCGTGACCTTGAAGTGCACGGTGTCACCGAAGTTGAACGGCGGGGTCGTGCTGACCGCGGTGAGCGACACCTGCGGTGCCTGGTTGCCCACGATCACACGCGCCTGCCAGGACGCCGAGCGCCCGGTCTGATCCGTCACCCGGAGCGTGGCCTCGAAGACGCCGCGCGTGGTGTAGGTGTAGCTGGGGTTCGCCTGCGTGGAGTCGACCGTCCCGTTGGAGTCGAAGTCCCAGGCGTAGCGCAGGCGGTCGCCGTTGGCGTCCGAGGTGCCGGCGCTGGAGAACTGCACCGTCAGCGGTGCGGTCGTCCCGGCCGACGGCGTGGCCGAGGCGCGCACGACCGGCGTGTACTGGCCGTTGCGCACGTAGTCGATCCGCGCGAGCTGCGCGGCCGGGAGCTCGGCGAAGTAGCCCGTCCCGTACTCGAGCACGTACAGCGCGTTGTCCGGACCGAACTCCATGTCCATCGGGTTGTCGAGGATCACGTTCGGGTTCTCGGACACCTTGCCGCCGAACAGGTGCTTGATGTCGGCGAGCTGCGGGCCGTTGGGCCGGTTGAGCTGCATGACCTTCGCGTAGTCGCGCGACCACTCGTAGAACAGCGGGTGGCCGGCGAAGACCTTCGGCCAGCGGAACGGCGAGGAGATGTTCGAGTCGAACACCATCGCCGGGCCGCCCATCGGGCTGATGCCGTTGCTGTCGGTGTGCTGGAACAGCTCCGGGAACAGGTCCTGGCCGGTGTTGTACGAGTACCAGACCTCCGGCCAGGCCACCTGTGGCAGCTGACGCAGGCCCGTGTTGTTGCGCGAGTCGTTGATCGGGCGGTTGCAGTTGAACGGCTCGCCCGACTGCTCGCTGTCAGGCGTGAAGTCGTAGTCGACGTACGGCTGATCCGGCGTGGCGCAGAACGGCCAGCCGTAGTTCACCGCGTTGCGGACGATCATCCAGCGGCCGGTGCCTTCCGGACCGCGCAACGGGTTGGCGGTCGGCGAGTCCGGCGAGTAGTCGCCGACGTAGATGTCGCCGTTGACCTTGTTGACCGAGTAGCGGAACGGGTTGCGCAGGCCCATCACGTAGATCTCGGAGCGCGTCTGGGCCTGGCCGGGGCGGAACAGGTTGCCCTGCGGCACGTAGTAGGTGCCGTCGTCGCGGACGCGGATGCGCAGGATCTTGCCGCGCAGGTCGTTCGTGTTGCCCGAGGTGCGGCGCGCGTCGAACGCCGGGTTGCGGTTCTCCCGGTCGTCGATCGGCGTGAACCCGGACGACTGGAACGGGTTGGTGTCGTCGCCGGTCGACAGGTACAGGTTGCCGGCGTTGTCGAAGTCGATCTTGCCGCCGACGTGGCAGCAGATGCCGCGCGACGTGTTGACCCGCAGGATCTCCTGCTCGGTCGTGAAGTCGAGCTTGCCCTTGCTGAACTTGAAGCGCGACAGCACGTTGTAGCCGTTGAACAGCGCGAGGCGCGCGCGGTCCTCGGGGTTGCGCAGGTCCTCCGGCGCGTCACCCTCGTTGATGCCGGTGCCCACCACGTCGCTGGGCGTGTTCAGCTTCGGCGCGTAGTAGACGTAGACCCAGTGGTTCTCGTCGAAGTTCGGGTCGGTGGCCATGCCCTGCACGCCTTCTTCGTCGTGCTGGTAGAGCCCCTTGGGGGACTGCTTCATGTCCGTGACCACGTTGTTGGTGCCCGTCCGCGGGTCATGCAGGCGGATCTCACCTGTGCGAGCCGAGTGCAGCACTCGCCCGTCCGGAAGCACCGCAAGGCTCATCGGCTCGCCCGGACGGTCGTTGAGCGTGACCTTCTGGAACTGCGACTGATCCGGGAACTCCTGAGCGTGCGCGCTCCCCGCGAGCGCGCAGAAGACGCCAAGCGCAGCGACACTGCCCGCGCAAATGGCCCGAACTGCCATGTACAACCTCCCTACCTTCGCCCGAGCTTTCTCCCCAAGCCCGGATTGCGGGCGACAGTACCCCACGGGAGCGGAGCGCGCGTTCCCGTACGGGCCACCCTGTCAGAAGGTTGTCCGCGGACGGCGGTGATCCGCGTTCGCGGCGGGTGCGCAGTACCGGCTCAGGAGCTCACGTCTGTTGCCGTCTTCACATCGTTCATCCACCGTCACCGCGCGCCGGGAGATCTGGCACGCCGCGACGAGCTACATCGAGCTGCACCTGGCCACGTC comes from Solirubrobacter pauli and encodes:
- a CDS encoding PQQ-dependent sugar dehydrogenase, which translates into the protein MAVRAICAGSVAALGVFCALAGSAHAQEFPDQSQFQKVTLNDRPGEPMSLAVLPDGRVLHSARTGEIRLHDPRTGTNNVVTDMKQSPKGLYQHDEEGVQGMATDPNFDENHWVYVYYAPKLNTPSDVVGTGINEGDAPEDLRNPEDRARLALFNGYNVLSRFKFSKGKLDFTTEQEILRVNTSRGICCHVGGKIDFDNAGNLYLSTGDDTNPFQSSGFTPIDDRENRNPAFDARRTSGNTNDLRGKILRIRVRDDGTYYVPQGNLFRPGQAQTRSEIYVMGLRNPFRYSVNKVNGDIYVGDYSPDSPTANPLRGPEGTGRWMIVRNAVNYGWPFCATPDQPYVDYDFTPDSEQSGEPFNCNRPINDSRNNTGLRQLPQVAWPEVWYSYNTGQDLFPELFQHTDSNGISPMGGPAMVFDSNISSPFRWPKVFAGHPLFYEWSRDYAKVMQLNRPNGPQLADIKHLFGGKVSENPNVILDNPMDMEFGPDNALYVLEYGTGYFAELPAAQLARIDYVRNGQYTPVVRASATPSAGTTAPLTVQFSSAGTSDANGDRLRYAWDFDSNGTVDSTQANPSYTYTTRGVFEATLRVTDQTGRSASWQARVIVGNQAPQVSLTAVSTTPPFNFGDTVHFKVTITDDQPVDCSRVTVAYILGHETHGHPQTSTAGCEGDISVPIDEGHAGASNLSAVFVAQYTDNPGGGETPLQGSAEVRLTPPAPPTNQG